From the Raphanus sativus cultivar WK10039 unplaced genomic scaffold, ASM80110v3 Scaffold1694, whole genome shotgun sequence genome, the window TTAACCTGTTTTCCGAATCCATATGGTTTCTAAATAACTTTCTCCACATGCCTTGATAACTTGATACTCAGTGTTAATATAGACAAACCTTGTCGGCAAAGGGTTCACGGATGTAAGGAAGATCACGTTCAAGATACTCAAATATCAAACGGCCTTGAGAGCTTCTTAAAGGCTCGTCGCCATCATCATCACTGGAGGACGAGTCTTCCGGATGCTCCTTTTGGTCCATACTAGCTGTAGAGATCATCTGCTCTTTTGGATCTCTTTCTGATTCGCTGCTGCTGCTTCCTTCGCTGCTAGAATCCTTGAAATCGCTGCTGTCGCTCTCCTCACCTACCCGCCTTAAAGAACAAAAAGACAAGACTCAAGCTTTAGTCTGAAAATACATGATAATTGACTGTTTTTGTTTACCTTGGTTGAAGAGAAGAGCTAAAGGTATGAGAAGGAGGAGCGTAGATTTGGATGGCGGAGAGAGAAGGAACGTAGTATTGGATGACACGATCCTTGTAGTTGTTGTTATTCAAAGAGAGAGGAACTCCAGTGCCGTAAGCACTCCACTCTGCAAACGATCCCCATACATCTCCAAGAACAAAGTAAGGAGGAGGAGGCTGCAACAACTCAACCACATCACTGCCTCTCTTTTCACTTCCATTAAGCTAATGAATCCCATAAACAAACGAAAAGTTCTTGtctttaattaataaaaattaaaaaaaaggtaTTGACTTTGAAACAAACCTTGTTGGAGAGATAGTGGTGGTGAGCAGGCACAGATGGTGTGACTGACTCCAAAAACCGTTCTACATTACTTGTTATTGTCGACTCCTCCAATGCAGACCCGCGTTCTTGACTGTGAATCGATCTGACGACGCTCTGAGCTTTATTATGCAGCTTAGTCAACTGAAACCCACCAGCTCCcaacatctcttcttcttcttcttcactcacACACACCACAGAACAGACGATGCAAGCAACACTCGTCCCACTGGTCGTACGAAGGGATTTAAAAAATTGAGAGAATTTTTTCTTTCAGGAGTTTTAAACACGATTGAAGCAAATGAGGAGAAAGAAAGATTTTTGGATTTAGACAAAATTAAGTAGAGAGGGAGAGGGGAAGGAGGAGATGGTCAAATAAAAGATCACACCGctgattgatttattttttatattgcaTAACTCGACCATTTTAGTTATGATTATTTACTTCTTCACCCCTATTTCTCATTCATTACTAGTACACCCCCAAGGCCCATACCACTTGTAAGTGGTATGTcagaaaaaagtttttgttttgtttggttggCAAACAATTTtctaaccaaaaaaattgaaattatttgaagctgttaaaaaataaaagttacaatGTTCCAAATTGGAAATATATGGAGGGTTTTGTGAtgatttcaaaacaaaaaaaaaagaggaaaagtTGGAATTTAGCATAACAGAAGGGAGTATATAACAAATTCATCGATAGCCTTAGTAAGCTATAGTGGTGGGATCCTAGATATTGACGGCAAGGGgcaaaaacatatttagatttagattggACTTTTGAAATGCTATTTTAGTAAGACTTGACAAAAAGAAAGACTGGCTCAAAATCGTTCTCAATCTTGTCTAGTTagttcacaaaaaaatatacattaacTGAAGGTGTATtagtatatttttcttttatctttcgTTTCACTTTTTTCAAGCAATGGATATTGCATGCATACATACATAATACGTCTATGGAAATGAAGAAGTGAGAAGACAGTATACTAAAGTGGTTATCAGTTAGTTAATACTCACACAAATCAGGGAATTAAATATGTCAGATGAATGCCACTTCTCCTGATACCAGAAAATGAATTCATGCACGTGGACCTTGGAGTTATAATttcacttttcttttatttattttttatttttagaggTAGAGGATGTGCACATGATTGATACATTTTAGTGTCATTTTCTTTTCCCGCAAAAAGAATTGATAATGGAGGAAAGTGGCAATAATAACACAGTATAAAGGAGGTATATCCGTATATATGTCAACGTGTGAGAGATGGTGTTGACTTGTGGTTGGAATCACATCACTGTCATATTTTCCAAGATCATACTCTCACCCATATTTTATCCGCTTTCCAAAGGCCCAACAAGTTAAACAGTCATTCTAAAATGGGCTTTAGTTACAATGGTATTAGTAAGCCCATTATGAAAGGAGTCGGAGAGAGAACAACAACTATCGACGCCGGTCAAAAGCTTTATACGACGTCGTTgctgtcttcgtttctcaacgGAAAGGAGGGAGGGAAGCTCCAGTTTCTCTTTTAGATCTTCCCTCTGTAACGCGCTTCTTCTTCGGTCTCTCGAGTGAAACTGTAAAATGAAGataaattgaaaagaaaaagtcTCGAGCTTTCGGATCAAGTTACCACTCTTACTGGATTTGATGATGTCTTTGATACACATGTTCCTCCTGTTCGTGGTGGGCTTTGTGAGCGTTGAAGCTGCTGCGGCGTCGTTTTCACCGGGATCGCGCTCAATTCTACGAGACATCGGCAATGTGATGGACGATCAGAAAGATAACGCCGTGGAATTGAACGCTACCAACTTTGATTCAGTCTTCCAAGACACCCCCGCCAAATACGCCGTTTTGGAGTTCTTCGCTCACTGGTCAGTTTGTCTGAACAAacaaagtttccatttttttttttttttgtgatttgttATTCGACTTTTAACTTTTACGTTTGCCAGTCCCCTGAGATTTAACTTAACTTTTTACCAATTGAATTGTGAAAGGCTTTGTTTTGTGCCGTACTGACATTTGATCGTTGTTGTTCTGTCTGTGGCTAAACTTATGATTGGTACAAGGTGTCCTGCATGTAGAAACTACAaggtaaaataaaagttactgtgcTCTCTCTTTCTTTCGTTACTCAATGCCCTTTGTCAGGGCTCTTAATCAAATTcttgttttattatattcaaTGCTTTTTTTAAACTGTGTGACTGACTCTGCAGCCGCATTATGAAAAAGTGGCAAGGCTCTTCAATGGACCAGACGCTGCACATCCTGGCCTCGTTTTAATGGCTCGAGTTGATTGTGCAATAAAGGTACTTACTTACTTGCGCCATCTTCCTTGGGGGATTGATTGAATACTGAATCGTTGGTTGTGTGTATGCAATTTATTCTAATCCGTTCCCTGTGAATTTTTCTGGCAGCGCAGATGAATGCGAAGCTGTGTGACAAGTTCTCCATTAATCATTATCCAATGCTCTTTTGGGCCCCTACCAGAAAGTTCGTTGGTGGCAGCTGGGGACCTAAACAAGACAAAAGTGAGATCATCGTGATGGATGATTGGCGCACTTCTGATCTTTTGTTGAGCTGGATTAACAAGCAGTTAGGCAGGTAAGCAAGCATCCATTGAAagcttcttttttaattatttttataccaaaaatTCATATCTACTGTGCTTGAATTTCTCTTTCTATGTTGGATAATATGAAAATCCCTGTGAGAACATTCGTTTACATTCGCACtcaaaatctcttttttttttgctctctcTTCAATGTTGTGCAGTTCTTATGGCTTGGATGATCAGAAATTTGGAAAGGAGCATCTCCTGCCAAATATATCTGATCACGAACAGGTCTGTTAGAATTTTTTATCTACACCCCACTTTTACTATAATGGTATTCGAAGAAACTAAATAGAGCTGGTTGTCACAGATATCTCAGGCCGTATATGACATTGAGGAAGCAACTGAAGAAGCTTTTGATATCATTTTGTCACATAAGGTTAGAGCAAGTCTTTTGGATTTTGTTGTATGCAATGCAAGAATAATCCCTTTTTTTAGCCTTTGTTGATGAGTAGTGAATGAATGAATGACCCCACAGGCAATCAAGTCCTCTGAAACCAGCACTTCGTTTATCAGGTTCCTCCAGCTTTTGGTGCCACATCATCCTTCAACAAGGTAGAAATATTATCTTCTTTATTTGCATTACATGTGTTTCTGCTCACTGTCTTCTTTCATAGGTGTCGTAAGGGAAGTGCTGAAATTCTAGTGAATTTCGATGATGTGTGCCCATCAGGCGAATGCTCTTACGGCCATGATGATTCCGGAGTGAAAAAAACCCTACGGAGCTTCCATATATGTGGAAAGGATCTTCCGCGTGGATATTACGTGAGTGAGAGTCTAACTAACAATTGCTTTTCAATGTTTTCCCCTAAAAACGCAGAGATATCTAAAAGTCTTCCATTTTTTGCCAGATATTTTGCCGTGGCAGCAAGAACGAAACTAGGGGATTCAGGTAGTGTGCTTTTGCAAACAGAAACAGTCCTTTGGTCTCAAGTgtttttttagtatttgaaTACTCTTTTCAACAATGGTAATATAACTGCAGCTGCGGATTATGGATCATGATGCATTCACTTTCTGTGAGAATCGAAGATGGAGAAAGTCAGTTCGCGTTCACAGCCATCTGTGATTTCATCAACAACTTCTTCATGTGTGATGAATGCCGCCAGCATTTTCACGACATGTGCTTAAggtaaaaagagagagagacatccTCCCTGTGTGTTGGCTTTTTTTGCATCCTTTCCTCATCTTAACAGCTGCTCATGTGTTTTGACAGCGTGAAAACTCCGTTTAAAAAGGCACGTGATGTCGTCTTGTGGCTGTGGAGCACGCACAACAAGGTCAACGAGAGACTCAAGCAAGACGAAGCCTCACTTGGAACAGGAGACCCCAAGTTCCCAAAGATGATATGGCCACCAAAGCAGTTCTGCCCGTCGTGCTATCTTTCCAGCACTCAGAAGAAGAACATTGACTGGGATCACGACGAAGTCTACAAGTTCTTGAAGAAGTACTACGGAGAGAGACTGGTGTCCTCTCACAAGAAAATTGGATCCGGTGGGAGcaaggaggaggtggtggttgCAGCTGTGGAAGAAATGGCGGTTCCCACCAACGCTCTAGTTGTGCCGGTGGGAGCTGCATTGGCGATAGCACTTGCGAGCTGCGCGTTTGGGGCGCTCGCATGCTACTGGAGGACACAGCAGAAGAACCGGAAGTATTACCACAATCCTCACTATCAAAAGAGATATAACAGTAACTTTATGGTTATGAACACTTTCAGTAACAATGAAATCGAGAGGGAAAAGGAGAGGTGAATTTAAGCTCACATGTTTTGACATTCAGGCAGAGAAACTAGCTGGAACTGAAGCTGAGCTTTTGCTTTTTTTGTCCGTAACTTACAGACAGATAGATACAAAGACGTTAGAGGTTGAGATGCCAAAGTCTGCCTGCCTCAGTTCCCTTTTTTCTCTTACAGATTTGTATAGATTCTTCTCTTCAGTTTTGGAATATACATTAGACCATTTCATATCTTTCTAAACCGACATCTTCAAAATTGTTTTTCCTTCTCTACAGTAAAACTCTTTTGTTGATGATCTTAACACCAACTTGTTAGGAGCTCCTTCAATCATACTCTCTCTCCCCTAGAAGAGACCGGCCTTTGCCTTCACCAGGTTGAGATCAGGATCAACCTTGTCCTGCCATGGAAGATATATATCAATGACCGGGGTGTGAATAGAGATCAGACAGAGGGATTGCGACAGAAAAGACCTGCTCCTCCTGCATTATATTGGAGGTGACTATTCCAATAATATACTCCAGCTTGCCTTGTCAAAGAAGCTGACCAGCGGCGGTGGTGTGTTTGGCTGTTAACTAGCCTCTCTATAATCATTTGTGGTTTTAACTTCACCTAAAACTGCAAAATATATGCGATTTCTAATCAAAACAATAACTCTTTGTAACTATGTGTGACTTTAACATTAGCATTTAATGGGAACTATATGTCTATATTGAGCCCTGTAAGAAACCAAGCATCTATGGATAGATAgaataatatatagaatttttaataCAAGTGTTAACATTTATACTATTTTCTGAAGAATACACTGTTGTTAAACAACTTATTTACAAATAGAAGAACAAAATACATAGAAAGGAAAAAGAGAGCAAGCGTAAAGAGAGAGAGGTGAATACATAGATTTGAacatagtaaaataaataaattttaaaaaggttgaGGTGAATACATAGATTTGAacatagtaaaataaataaatttaaaaaaggTTGGTTGAAATTGTTTGTTTGGAAATCATATTCTACAAACTTATTTGAATTTAACGGGTGCTTTAAGGTCGTTGAAGAATCTAGCTACCACATCAGTTGGCTGTGATCTCTTCAATATATATCACTCTGATTagatctctctctttttatatCTACTACTACAATATTTTTCAAACCATATCAAAATAGGAATCTTCTTATCTTAGGAAACGAAATAACTGCAAGAAAATACAAACACATCTAAGACAATTTACACGAAACACGATCATCCTACGTGAATGGCATTGATAAGCCAAAGAAGGATGTCAAGGATGCGAAACGCAAAGAAAGCGGTGGAGACGGGAACGCTAACGAGGACAAGAAGCAACGCTCCAAACGCAACGCTGGGACGAGAGTTCATGAGGAAAGTTTGGAGAATACAGAGAGCGTCACAGATTGAAGCGTCGTATCCGCAGTAGAAACGTTTCTCCCACTGCATCCAATGGGAAGGAGGTTCGTAGTTTCGCTCAACCATCTTCATCTCGTGGATCCGTTTCCTAAGGACCACCATGTTCTCGTCTACCACTCTCCCTCCTTTGTAGTAGTAGCCACCACCACACGCCAAGGTTTGACTTCGTCTCTTGGTTACGTTGGTGATTCTTTGTGACGTCATCAGCAGGTGGAACCTGAGTGGCGATGTTGTGATCAGTGTGccttgcatttttttttttggttctttgtTGCTCAGGAGACAAGTTGACGGATTTGGGTAAGATTATTTATAGAGGAATTATTTGAATaggttttcttatataaaacgGCCAAGTATTACTTTAggtttaagaaaataaaatgataaaatacaaaatacaaaatacaaaataatatacgcGTTGCCTCCTCGTAGTTTTGATGGGACCATATTCCTCATGTTCCTTCagtttcagttttgttttcttatcgATTTCACCAGGTACACGTCTTTTACAAATTTGTCGACACGGTAGGACATTCAAGATTAGCTATGTATGTATACAATTAAACAGATGAAGATAAAAAAGATGATGGGAGTTAATTTGGAAATATATCAGTTCTTCATAATTGTATCAACAACCAATAATTATATGACCATTGACCTCtcacttttctttttccttgtttatgtatttttcaCGTACGAGATGCTGCCTCGTATGATTAACTAATCATGGGTTTATCTCATTTTTTTAAGTTAGCAGGCTAGCAGCAGCCAGCAGCCATTGATTACATAATtgactctatttttttttagtaaagcTGAATGGGCTTTATAGTTAACTCCAAACTCAATTTAAAGTAAGCCCAGGCACCTTCAGTGACAATCGTCAGCCCTAACTTGCTATCGCATTATAAAAGCTACAAGTTTCACAAGTTGAGCCAGAGCCGTCTTTAGGATTCCAATCTTAAGCGGAGACTAGAGAAGCTTTAGTTTCTGTTAGTCTTTTCATCTTTCGGAGTTGTTCTTCAGTAGtcatttgtttggttttttcGTTTGCGCGTGTTTTCTTTTGCCGGAAAAATGAATCGGGGAATGAAgcataaaataaaaaggggaGAGATTTGATCAATAGCTCTGAAATACTCGTAGGTTTTCTACGGGGTGCCCTTGCTTCTCCTTCCCTAAAACGATAAAATGGCTTCATAGTACGGTTTCTGTGCTCTTTCTTTGTGTTGAGTAGTTTCTACTCTTCACTTTGAATCTTTCATCACAATCCCGCCTCCAATCGCCATTACATGCTTTTCTGAATCTCTGAacgtattgttttttttttaaattatgtttttcaacCACCGTTTGGtttgttaattttaaatctCGATGAAGTTTCATATAACAGGCAAATAATTAGCCCCGGAGAAAAGAACCTATATCCAAgagaaagtaaataaaaatcacaAGACCAACTAGAAACAGACTCTTATTCAGTGTTACATATCTCAACCAGTACAATAGGTCTTTCACTCAATATCCAGAATCAAATCTATTTGACTTAGACTCTAAAACGCTTGACGTTAATGTCTGATGTACATCTTCACGACCGAACAGACCTTTTCCCAGAACCCAAGATTCTATCATATCCCTCGAGTTAACAGCCTTATCTGTCGGAACGAAATGCCCCGCTCCTGAAACCGCCACGTGTGACAGATTCCCCCACCTCTGTACATACCCTGCCAGATCACCGTTCTCCTCGTCCTTCCACACCCGCCTCTCCGCCGCCAGAAACATCCCCAGCCCCGACCAGTTCATCGTCTTCATCCACTCCTCCGTCGAAACGACGCCGTCTCTCAGATCAAGCATACCTTGATACAACAGCACGTTGGTCCTCTCCACCGCGTACTCCACCATGAACTTGACGCTCTTCATCACGTCTCCCCGTAAAGCGTCTTCCACTTCGTCGCTGCATTCCTCAAAACGCATCGTTTCGCTCACTCCCAACACCCGCTTCGCCTCTCTCTGGTTCAGAAGGTCCACCACAAGGTCCGTTCTATACGGTATCGTCCGCGCCGTGTTGTAAAGCGTCGCGAGTCCCGTCATGTTGCCGAGTAGCGTCAGTAGTTCGGTTCTCGCCTCTGCTGCTTCACGCCATCTCTGGGCCTTAACGAGAGATATCGATATCTCTTGAGCTCTCTCTATCTCCTCTCTCTGTTTCGCGTTGACCAGACCCGAATAGTAGACGTTGACCGCATGTGTCCGGACTTGGGCCACCGGGTCGGTTAGCCCGTTTCCGATAGCCAGGCCTTTTAGATTTATCTTCCCGTTGGGCTTTTCTTTGAGTATATAGTACCCGATGGCTGGAACATACTTCCCGGCGTAGCTCTCGCCGGTTATGTAAACCGGCCGGTTTTCAAAACCCGGATTCTGCTCGATGAACTCCACGAGGGATGCGTAGAGTTGCTCTGCCATCTCTCTCTGATTACTCGGTATGTCTTGTTTTGAAGCGGCGATGCTGAATCCGACTCCGATGGGGTTGTCCAAGAAAAGCAGGCCGAATAGTCGGTTCCAGGCGCCGGGGTTTGGTTCTAGAACGTTGGCGCGTGAAACTACTCGCCAAGGGCCGAGCTCGTAGAAGTTGCCGATCATGGAAGAGCAGCCTGGCCCACCTTGGAGCCAAACGAGGAGCGGAGTGTCGGTGAGAGGAGTGGTTGGGTTTTGGGCTTCGTAGTAGGTATAGAACATGGAGGAGCCTGGGGCCGGTTTAACCGGGAGGTAACCGGATTTAGTTGGGAGAGATTCATCGGGAAAGAGTGGAGGCTGTAGAGACTCGATGGAGACGGCGAGGATGAGGAGAGTGGAGAGCAAGAAGTAGAGTGTAGGGACGTGCTTCATTATCGCCACTAGCTCGTGGCTTTACATCAAGATCGCTTTGTATTATTCGACTGCAAAACTTACTTTTGTGTTTTTGTCTTGTAACCAATGTAACGTGGCTaccaatattatttttgttttttttttatcatccacACGTGGTTAATAACCTAAATTGTATAAAcatgaataaattattaattttaataattttattttcggTATgctttacataattttatactTTTCTAATGACCCAATATAAAGGCTTCATTGGGCCCAAAGAAGCTGGAGAAAGCCCTTTTAATTTTGATGTTGCTTCTGCTTCTTTTGGTAAAGTGATCACAAGGTGTTCGTTATAATACCCGAGGGAGTTTCCACAGGTTTCTGATTCGTCCTCGGTTTGACTGAGTTCGACTTTCcaggatgaagatgatgatcttGGATGTATGCAATGAGATTCTAAAGATCCAGAAGTTACGACGGGTCGTCTCTTACGCTGGATTCTACTGCTTCACTGCCGCTCTTACATTCTTCTATACAAACAACACGTAACAAAACTTCTTCAAAGCTTAACCTCGGATCTCAATTTTCTTCATTTGTTAGTTGTTCTTGCTTTTttaaatttcgattttttttttgtaggacaAGAGCAGGATTCTCAAGGGGAGATCAGTTTTATGCATCTTACCCTGCCGGTACCGAACTTTTGACCGACACAGCTAAGGTGAGTCCTTGTTCCTTGACTGAGACATTTTGACTTGTGTCTTTTTGAATCGATTTGCTCTTAGTGATTATGCAATTTCTGGTTCGGTGTTAAAGTTGTACAAAGCGGCGCTTGGGAATTGCTATGAATCTGAGGATTGGGGTCCTGTCGAGTTCTGTATAATGGCTAAGCATTTTGAGCG encodes:
- the LOC130504602 gene encoding uncharacterized protein LOC130504602 isoform X2, whose amino-acid sequence is MLGAGGFQLTKLHNKAQSVVRSIHSQERGSALEESTITSNVERFLESVTPSVPAHHHYLSNKPPPPYFVLGDVWGSFAEWSAYGTGVPLSLNNNNYKDRVIQYYVPSLSAIQIYAPPSHTFSSSLQPRRVGEESDSSDFKDSSSEGSSSSESERDPKEQMISTASMDQKEHPEDSSSSDDDGDEPLRSSQGRLIFEYLERDLPYIREPFADKVCLY
- the LOC130504602 gene encoding uncharacterized protein LOC130504602 isoform X1, whose amino-acid sequence is MLGAGGFQLTKLHNKAQSVVRSIHSQERGSALEESTITSNVERFLESVTPSVPAHHHYLSNKLNGSEKRGSDVVELLQPPPPYFVLGDVWGSFAEWSAYGTGVPLSLNNNNYKDRVIQYYVPSLSAIQIYAPPSHTFSSSLQPRRVGEESDSSDFKDSSSEGSSSSESERDPKEQMISTASMDQKEHPEDSSSSDDDGDEPLRSSQGRLIFEYLERDLPYIREPFADKVCLY
- the LOC108853499 gene encoding sulfhydryl oxidase 1, with product MMSLIHMFLLFVVGFVSVEAAAASFSPGSRSILRDIGNVMDDQKDNAVELNATNFDSVFQDTPAKYAVLEFFAHWCPACRNYKPHYEKVARLFNGPDAAHPGLVLMARVDCAIKMNAKLCDKFSINHYPMLFWAPTRKFVGGSWGPKQDKSEIIVMDDWRTSDLLLSWINKQLGSSYGLDDQKFGKEHLLPNISDHEQISQAVYDIEEATEEAFDIILSHKAIKSSETSTSFIRFLQLLVPHHPSTRCRKGSAEILVNFDDVCPSGECSYGHDDSGVKKTLRSFHICGKDLPRGYYIFCRGSKNETRGFSCGLWIMMHSLSVRIEDGESQFAFTAICDFINNFFMCDECRQHFHDMCLSVKTPFKKARDVVLWLWSTHNKVNERLKQDEASLGTGDPKFPKMIWPPKQFCPSCYLSSTQKKNIDWDHDEVYKFLKKYYGERLVSSHKKIGSGGSKEEVVVAAVEEMAVPTNALVVPVGAALAIALASCAFGALACYWRTQQKNRKYYHNPHYQKRYNSNFMVMNTFSNNEIEREKER
- the LOC108843670 gene encoding uncharacterized protein LOC108843670; this translates as MQGTLITTSPLRFHLLMTSQRITNVTKRRSQTLACGGGYYYKGGRVVDENMVVLRKRIHEMKMVERNYEPPSHWMQWEKRFYCGYDASICDALCILQTFLMNSRPSVAFGALLLVLVSVPVSTAFFAFRILDILLWLINAIHVG
- the LOC108861699 gene encoding serine carboxypeptidase-like 50, whose product is MKHVPTLYFLLSTLLILAVSIESLQPPLFPDESLPTKSGYLPVKPAPGSSMFYTYYEAQNPTTPLTDTPLLVWLQGGPGCSSMIGNFYELGPWRVVSRANVLEPNPGAWNRLFGLLFLDNPIGVGFSIAASKQDIPSNQREMAEQLYASLVEFIEQNPGFENRPVYITGESYAGKYVPAIGYYILKEKPNGKINLKGLAIGNGLTDPVAQVRTHAVNVYYSGLVNAKQREEIERAQEISISLVKAQRWREAAEARTELLTLLGNMTGLATLYNTARTIPYRTDLVVDLLNQREAKRVLGVSETMRFEECSDEVEDALRGDVMKSVKFMVEYAVERTNVLLYQGMLDLRDGVVSTEEWMKTMNWSGLGMFLAAERRVWKDEENGDLAGYVQRWGNLSHVAVSGAGHFVPTDKAVNSRDMIESWVLGKGLFGREDVHQTLTSSVLESKSNRFDSGY
- the LOC108861691 gene encoding uncharacterized protein LOC108861691 codes for the protein MKMMILDVCNEILKIQKLRRVVSYAGFYCFTAALTFFYTNNTTRAGFSRGDQFYASYPAGTELLTDTAKLYKAALGNCYESEDWGPVEFCIMAKHFERQGKSPYVYHSQYMAHLLSQGQLDGTG